In a single window of the Hydrogenobaculum sp. 3684 genome:
- the rplV gene encoding 50S ribosomal protein L22 yields MSIEVVSKAVHKNARISPLKASQVLRLLRGKPVEYAMYQLSFMNKKAAVIIKNVLKSAIANAEQKGIDPTKLVILEAKADKGIMFRKWMPRAHGRATMMRKNTSHITIALGELKEATEEAK; encoded by the coding sequence AGCAAGGCTGTTCATAAAAACGCTAGGATCTCACCCCTTAAGGCTTCTCAAGTGTTGAGGCTTTTAAGAGGAAAACCTGTAGAATATGCTATGTACCAACTTAGTTTTATGAACAAGAAAGCCGCTGTGATAATAAAAAATGTTTTAAAGAGCGCTATAGCAAACGCTGAGCAAAAGGGTATTGATCCTACAAAGTTGGTGATATTAGAAGCGAAAGCTGATAAAGGTATAATGTTTAGGAAGTGGATGCCAAGAGCTCATGGTAGGGCCACTATGATGAGAAAAAATACATCTCATATCACTATAGCTTTAGGAGAGTTGAAAGAAGCTACTGAGGAGGCTAAGTAA
- the rpsC gene encoding 30S ribosomal protein S3: MGQKTHPIGFRIGVTKDWLSKWCTSKKEYPNTLHEDIVIRKYIKERYKSAGISKVTIERSGEKIRVRILSSKPGIIIGRKGAEVDQLKNDLERIVKNKDISLSVDEVRVPQLDAQLVAEDIALQIERRVSHRRAMKRAIDNAIKSGAKGIKVQVKGRIGGADLARAEWFLVGRMPLQTLRADIDYGYATAYTKYGILGIKVWIYKGDILKGGKEEIMKKIEEDLVSQAKEV; the protein is encoded by the coding sequence ATGGGTCAAAAAACTCATCCAATAGGTTTTAGAATAGGGGTTACAAAAGATTGGTTAAGCAAATGGTGTACTTCTAAGAAAGAATATCCAAATACTTTACATGAAGATATTGTTATTAGGAAATATATTAAAGAAAGATATAAATCCGCCGGTATATCAAAGGTAACCATTGAAAGATCAGGGGAGAAGATAAGGGTAAGGATCTTATCTTCTAAGCCAGGTATCATAATCGGTAGAAAAGGTGCTGAAGTTGATCAATTAAAAAACGATTTGGAAAGAATTGTTAAAAACAAAGATATAAGCTTAAGTGTAGATGAGGTTAGAGTACCGCAGCTAGATGCCCAACTTGTGGCTGAAGATATAGCTCTTCAAATTGAAAGGCGTGTATCTCATAGAAGAGCTATGAAAAGAGCTATAGATAACGCTATTAAAAGCGGTGCAAAAGGTATAAAAGTTCAAGTAAAAGGCAGAATAGGTGGTGCTGATTTGGCTAGAGCTGAATGGTTCTTGGTGGGTAGGATGCCTTTACAAACACTAAGAGCTGATATAGATTATGGCTATGCTACCGCTTATACGAAATACGGTATTTTAGGTATAAAAGTATGGATTTATAAAGGCGATATACTAAAAGGTGGAAAAGAAGAGATAATGAAAAAGATAGAAGAAGACCTTGTAAGCCAAGCAAAGGAGGTATAA
- the rplP gene encoding 50S ribosomal protein L16, translating to MSFLQPSRQKYRKTQRGTLKGKSFRGNQVAFGEYGIQALESHWITQRQIEASRIALVRNLRKGTKVWIRIFPDKPYTKKPAEVRGGGGKGDPEGYVAVVKPGRIMFEFSDVPQDMAEEAFRKVSAKLPIKVRLVKAGGMSV from the coding sequence ATGTCTTTTTTACAACCTAGTAGGCAAAAGTATAGAAAAACCCAAAGAGGCACTTTAAAAGGTAAATCTTTTAGAGGAAATCAAGTGGCATTTGGAGAATACGGTATTCAAGCATTGGAAAGTCATTGGATTACTCAAAGGCAGATAGAAGCCTCTCGTATAGCTTTGGTGAGAAATCTAAGAAAGGGTACAAAGGTATGGATTAGAATTTTTCCCGATAAGCCATATACCAAGAAACCTGCAGAAGTTAGAGGTGGTGGTGGTAAAGGTGATCCAGAAGGCTATGTAGCCGTTGTAAAGCCTGGTAGGATAATGTTTGAGTTTTCAGATGTACCTCAAGATATGGCCGAAGAAGCTTTTAGAAAAGTGTCTGCTAAGCTGCCTATAAAGGTAAGACTTGTTAAGGCAGGAGGCATGAGCGTATGA
- the rpmC gene encoding 50S ribosomal protein L29, with protein sequence MKARDLRQLSIQELEAKLKELKTELFKLRITKKIEGLKEPSKIRDTKRDIARILTVINEKKRGQAV encoded by the coding sequence ATGAAAGCTAGAGATCTTCGTCAGCTAAGCATACAAGAGCTTGAGGCTAAGCTTAAAGAGTTGAAAACAGAGTTGTTTAAACTCCGTATTACAAAAAAGATTGAGGGTCTTAAAGAGCCTTCTAAAATAAGAGATACTAAGAGAGATATAGCAAGGATTTTGACGGTGATAAACGAAAAGAAGAGAGGCCAAGCGGTATGA
- the rpsQ gene encoding 30S ribosomal protein S17 gives MKEKKWHQKRKEFKGVVVSNKMDKSVVVKVNREMPDPLYGKRVIKSTKFHAHDPENACSIGDVVLIRETRPISKTKRWVVVKILSKNSSLQS, from the coding sequence ATGAAAGAGAAAAAGTGGCATCAGAAGAGAAAAGAGTTTAAAGGCGTTGTTGTTAGCAACAAGATGGACAAATCTGTAGTTGTAAAAGTAAATAGAGAAATGCCCGATCCATTGTATGGCAAAAGAGTTATAAAATCTACTAAATTCCATGCTCACGACCCAGAGAACGCTTGCTCTATTGGCGATGTTGTGCTTATTAGAGAGACTAGACCGATATCCAAAACAAAAAGATGGGTGGTAGTTAAAATTTTATCTAAAAATTCTTCTTTGCAGTCTTAG
- the rplN gene encoding 50S ribosomal protein L14, whose protein sequence is MIQRQSYLNVADNSGAKKVQIIGIPYALRQYVSVGDVVTVTVKEATPNGAAKKGKVYRAVVVRVAKELKRSDGSYIKFDDNAVILLNQYGESLGTRILGPIAREVRNRGFTKIASLAAEVV, encoded by the coding sequence ATGATACAGAGACAGAGTTATTTGAATGTGGCTGATAATTCTGGAGCAAAAAAGGTGCAGATAATAGGTATACCTTATGCTCTAAGGCAGTATGTTAGTGTTGGAGATGTTGTAACGGTGACTGTTAAAGAAGCAACCCCAAATGGTGCAGCTAAGAAAGGTAAAGTTTATAGAGCCGTCGTGGTAAGGGTTGCCAAAGAGCTAAAAAGAAGCGACGGTTCTTATATAAAGTTTGATGATAATGCCGTAATACTTTTGAATCAGTATGGTGAATCCCTCGGTACTCGTATATTGGGACCTATAGCGAGAGAAGTGAGAAATAGAGGTTTTACCAAGATTGCTTCTTTGGCTGCGGAGGTTGTATAA
- the rplX gene encoding 50S ribosomal protein L24 has product MAFKIKRGDKVKVLAGKDRGKISTVEFLDTKSGKVVVKNVNIAKKHVKAIEGRREGGIYEIELPMPISKVMLVCPKCEKPTRVGFRIEEKDGVVRKYRYCKKCNENIDLVYEKNKLKR; this is encoded by the coding sequence ATGGCTTTTAAGATAAAACGAGGTGATAAAGTAAAAGTATTAGCAGGTAAAGATAGAGGCAAGATCAGTACTGTTGAATTTTTGGATACCAAAAGCGGTAAAGTTGTTGTTAAAAACGTCAACATAGCTAAAAAGCACGTTAAGGCTATAGAAGGAAGAAGAGAAGGCGGTATATACGAGATAGAACTTCCTATGCCTATATCTAAGGTTATGCTTGTATGTCCAAAATGTGAAAAACCTACGAGAGTAGGCTTTAGAATAGAAGAAAAAGATGGTGTGGTTAGAAAATATAGATATTGTAAAAAGTGTAATGAAAATATAGATCTTGTTTATGAGAAAAATAAACTGAAGAGGTAA
- the rplE gene encoding 50S ribosomal protein L5 — translation MSTEVKQKQRLQERFEKVVVPRLMERFNYKSPMEVPRIIKIVVNMGVGEAISDIKNLDRAMEDLKLITGQYPSVRKAKKSEASFKLRKGLPIGLKVTLRKDRMWNFLDKLISVALPRVKDFKGLNPRSFDGRGNYAFGLSEQIVFPEIDYEKVDAIRGMDILIHTSAKTDEEALYLLALLGLPIRAY, via the coding sequence ATGTCTACAGAGGTAAAGCAAAAACAAAGATTGCAAGAGCGATTTGAGAAAGTCGTAGTACCTAGATTGATGGAAAGGTTTAATTATAAAAGCCCGATGGAAGTTCCAAGGATAATAAAGATAGTGGTAAATATGGGTGTAGGAGAAGCTATAAGCGATATAAAAAATCTAGATAGAGCTATGGAAGATTTAAAGCTTATAACTGGCCAATATCCTTCTGTTAGAAAAGCTAAAAAATCAGAAGCTTCTTTTAAGTTAAGAAAGGGTCTTCCAATAGGCTTAAAGGTTACTTTAAGAAAGGATAGAATGTGGAACTTTTTAGATAAGTTAATATCTGTAGCATTACCTCGTGTGAAAGATTTTAAAGGTTTAAATCCTAGGTCTTTCGATGGTAGAGGAAATTATGCTTTTGGCTTATCAGAGCAAATAGTGTTTCCAGAGATAGATTACGAAAAAGTAGATGCCATAAGAGGTATGGATATTCTTATTCATACAAGCGCAAAAACTGATGAAGAAGCCTTGTATTTGTTGGCTTTGCTTGGATTACCTATAAGAGCTTATTAA
- a CDS encoding type Z 30S ribosomal protein S14, whose product MPRKAKVVKDLKHFPKYATRQKNRCPICGRPRGFLRRFNMCRLCFREMALSGEITGVRKSSW is encoded by the coding sequence ATGCCTAGAAAAGCGAAAGTTGTAAAGGATTTGAAGCATTTCCCTAAGTATGCCACTAGACAAAAAAATAGATGTCCTATATGCGGAAGACCTAGAGGGTTTTTAAGGAGATTCAACATGTGTAGGTTGTGTTTTAGAGAGATGGCTTTAAGCGGTGAGATTACCGGAGTGAGAAAATCCAGTTGGTGA
- the rpsH gene encoding 30S ribosomal protein S8, which yields MDVIADMFARIRNGIQRKRDFVDVPHSKLKQRILELLKQEGYIQNYEILEDDVHKKGNQPTIRIYLKYLDQRKTRPAIEKIEKVSTPGRRVYTPIKKMPHVRRGLGLAIVSCDSGIISDAQARKLKKGGEIIGYVY from the coding sequence ATGGATGTTATTGCTGATATGTTTGCTAGAATTAGAAATGGTATTCAAAGAAAAAGAGATTTTGTGGATGTACCGCACTCTAAATTAAAACAACGTATTTTAGAGCTTTTAAAACAAGAAGGTTATATACAAAATTATGAAATTTTAGAAGATGATGTCCATAAAAAGGGTAATCAACCCACTATAAGGATTTATTTAAAGTATCTTGATCAAAGAAAAACACGTCCTGCAATAGAAAAGATAGAAAAAGTATCTACTCCAGGTAGAAGAGTTTATACACCTATAAAGAAGATGCCTCACGTGAGAAGAGGCCTTGGTTTGGCTATAGTGTCTTGTGATAGTGGTATAATATCAGATGCTCAAGCCAGAAAACTTAAAAAGGGCGGCGAAATTATAGGATACGTTTATTAA
- the rplF gene encoding 50S ribosomal protein L6, translated as MSRIGKKPIAIPNNVKVSLDGNVLTIEGPKGKLSMPVHEIVNVKIDNNQITVSKNQDSPFAQAMHGTTAALIKNMIEGVSKGYSVTLEVVGLGYKAAMKGQELELNLGYSHPIYYKPPAGIKLEVKENKITVSGIDKQLVGQVAAEIIKFRKPDPYKGKGIRYEGQVLKLKPGKSAGKGKK; from the coding sequence ATGTCTAGAATAGGTAAAAAACCAATAGCTATACCTAACAACGTTAAGGTTTCTTTAGATGGTAATGTTTTAACTATAGAAGGTCCCAAAGGTAAGTTGTCAATGCCTGTTCATGAGATTGTGAATGTAAAGATAGACAACAATCAAATAACAGTATCAAAAAATCAAGATTCTCCTTTTGCCCAAGCTATGCACGGTACCACTGCAGCTCTTATAAAAAACATGATAGAAGGTGTTTCTAAGGGATACTCAGTGACTTTAGAGGTGGTTGGCCTTGGTTATAAAGCAGCCATGAAAGGCCAAGAGCTGGAGTTAAATTTAGGTTATTCACATCCAATATACTATAAACCACCTGCTGGTATTAAACTCGAGGTTAAAGAAAATAAGATTACTGTGTCTGGTATAGATAAGCAGCTGGTTGGTCAAGTGGCTGCTGAAATTATAAAGTTTAGGAAACCTGATCCTTACAAAGGAAAGGGTATAAGATATGAAGGTCAAGTGCTTAAACTAAAACCAGGAAAATCTGCAGGTAAAGGTAAGAAGTAA
- the rplR gene encoding 50S ribosomal protein L18 encodes MKLTREEKRIKRHRRIRKKISGTALRPRLCIYRSLNAFYASLVDDTTGNTILTVSSLSKEYVEATGKRGGKSIEAVQKVAEILVQKAKEKGIEKAVFDRSGYLYHGKVKAFAEKCRELGLIN; translated from the coding sequence ATGAAGCTTACAAGAGAAGAAAAGCGTATTAAAAGACATAGAAGGATAAGAAAGAAAATAAGCGGCACAGCTTTAAGGCCGAGGTTGTGTATTTATAGGAGTTTAAATGCTTTTTACGCCTCTTTGGTAGATGATACTACTGGTAACACCATTCTTACAGTATCATCTTTGAGCAAAGAATATGTGGAAGCTACTGGTAAAAGAGGCGGTAAGTCTATAGAAGCTGTTCAAAAGGTAGCTGAAATTTTGGTTCAAAAAGCTAAAGAAAAAGGTATAGAAAAAGCGGTTTTTGATAGGTCTGGTTATCTTTATCACGGTAAAGTAAAGGCTTTTGCGGAAAAATGCAGAGAGTTAGGGCTTATAAATTAG
- the rpsE gene encoding 30S ribosomal protein S5 — MGAKDLNQRIDAKRIEQGITTLDDIQFEERLLEAARTTRVTKGGKRFSFSALVVIGDRRGYVGFGLGKAREVPLSIAKAIEDAKKKTIRVPIVNGTIPHDVVGEYGSARIIAFPARRGTGVIAGGAAKPIFELAGYTDVLTKIVGSSNHHNVVRAVFDALLKLRDIDTIAKVKGTTVEDLRERYNIYAR; from the coding sequence GTGGGCGCTAAGGATTTAAACCAAAGGATAGATGCCAAAAGGATAGAGCAAGGTATAACCACGCTTGATGATATTCAGTTTGAGGAGAGGCTTTTAGAAGCTGCCAGAACTACCCGTGTTACAAAAGGTGGGAAGCGTTTTTCTTTTAGCGCTTTGGTGGTAATAGGCGATAGAAGAGGCTATGTAGGGTTTGGACTTGGTAAAGCTAGAGAGGTTCCGCTTTCTATAGCAAAAGCCATAGAAGATGCTAAAAAGAAAACTATAAGAGTTCCTATAGTAAATGGCACTATACCTCACGACGTTGTTGGAGAGTATGGTTCTGCTCGCATTATAGCTTTTCCAGCTAGAAGAGGTACAGGTGTTATAGCTGGTGGTGCTGCTAAGCCTATATTTGAATTGGCAGGCTATACGGATGTGCTTACAAAAATAGTGGGAAGCTCAAACCATCATAACGTAGTAAGGGCTGTGTTTGATGCGCTTTTAAAATTAAGAGATATAGATACAATAGCTAAAGTAAAAGGCACAACTGTAGAGGATTTGAGAGAAAGATACAACATATATGCGAGGTGA
- the rpmD gene encoding 50S ribosomal protein L30: protein MKLKIVLKRGLAGKDKAKKEAIRSLGLKKVGETVILEKNPMVCGNLEKVKHLVCVEELS, encoded by the coding sequence ATGAAGCTTAAGATAGTCTTGAAAAGAGGATTGGCTGGCAAAGATAAAGCAAAAAAAGAAGCTATCAGGAGTTTAGGTCTAAAGAAAGTTGGTGAAACCGTTATATTAGAGAAAAATCCTATGGTATGTGGAAATCTTGAAAAGGTAAAACACCTTGTATGCGTGGAGGAACTGTCATGA
- the rplO gene encoding 50S ribosomal protein L15, producing MNLHELKPNEGAVKDKKRVGRGLGSGKGKTAGRGYKGQKSRSGDNRVAPYFEGGQTPLHMRVPKVGFRSPFKKEYSVINLSMLEKHFNDGDEITKETLLAKSLIKKGKPVKILGMGEVTKKFKVKVDAISSSAKQKIEAAGGSVEILEAAGE from the coding sequence ATGAATTTGCACGAGTTAAAACCAAACGAAGGTGCTGTAAAAGATAAAAAGCGTGTAGGTAGGGGTTTAGGTTCTGGTAAAGGTAAAACGGCAGGTAGAGGATATAAGGGTCAAAAATCTAGGTCTGGTGATAACAGAGTAGCTCCTTACTTCGAAGGTGGTCAAACACCACTTCATATGAGAGTGCCAAAGGTAGGTTTTAGAAGTCCTTTTAAGAAGGAATATTCTGTAATAAATTTGTCAATGCTAGAGAAACATTTTAACGATGGTGATGAGATTACCAAAGAAACTCTTCTTGCTAAAAGCTTGATAAAAAAGGGTAAACCTGTAAAAATTTTAGGTATGGGTGAAGTCACTAAAAAATTTAAAGTAAAAGTGGATGCTATATCTTCATCCGCCAAGCAGAAAATAGAAGCTGCTGGTGGTAGTGTGGAGATTTTAGAGGCAGCAGGTGAATAA
- the secY gene encoding preprotein translocase subunit SecY, with translation MNNFLKEILELETLRKRVVFTLIVFAIYRLGSHIPIPGVDPVALSDFMSNLKGSLFSLYDIFSGGNLSRMTLFALGVMPYISASIVMQLLSSAIPELQRLAKEEGDYGRQKINEYTKYITVFVAGFQSLGIATWLEHQTSPHGYPVVPHGGILFVVLAVLGIVASTMILVWLGDMITEKGIGNGMSMLIFAGIVANFPEATIRFVSMLRHGDISPFAFVGAILIVIAVIAAIVIFQEAERRIPIQYPRRQVGRQEFVGGATYLPIKLNPAGVIPIIFAQSLLIVPSTILGFIKNPIAQSIHDAFNPLSLPYNFAYVVLIIFFTYFYTAVLINPYDVAENLKKANGFIPGVRPGQQTVKFFESVINRLVIIGAVFLSVVAIVPLFLTVWLKVPFYFGGTTALIVVGVALDTLNQIDAQIITKKYKAYTRKK, from the coding sequence GTGAATAATTTTTTAAAAGAAATACTTGAACTAGAAACCTTAAGAAAAAGAGTAGTATTTACTTTAATAGTATTTGCTATATATAGACTTGGTAGCCATATACCGATTCCCGGTGTAGACCCTGTAGCTCTATCAGACTTTATGAGCAACTTAAAAGGGTCTTTGTTTTCTTTGTACGATATATTTTCTGGTGGTAACCTTTCGCGGATGACATTGTTTGCTCTTGGTGTAATGCCTTATATATCGGCTTCTATAGTTATGCAGCTTTTGTCAAGCGCAATACCAGAGCTTCAAAGATTGGCAAAGGAAGAGGGTGATTACGGAAGACAGAAAATAAACGAGTACACAAAATATATAACTGTGTTTGTAGCTGGTTTTCAATCGCTGGGTATAGCTACTTGGTTGGAACATCAGACTTCTCCTCACGGATATCCTGTTGTTCCTCATGGGGGAATACTTTTTGTAGTTCTTGCGGTACTTGGAATAGTAGCCAGTACTATGATATTGGTATGGCTTGGTGATATGATAACGGAAAAAGGTATAGGCAACGGTATGTCTATGCTTATATTCGCCGGTATAGTTGCCAATTTTCCAGAGGCTACCATAAGGTTTGTATCTATGCTTAGGCATGGCGATATTAGTCCTTTTGCTTTTGTGGGGGCTATACTTATAGTAATTGCCGTAATAGCCGCTATTGTAATATTTCAAGAAGCAGAGAGAAGAATACCTATACAATATCCAAGAAGACAAGTGGGAAGACAAGAATTTGTTGGTGGTGCTACATATTTACCTATTAAGCTAAACCCAGCTGGTGTTATACCTATTATATTTGCTCAATCTCTTTTAATTGTTCCTTCTACAATACTAGGATTTATAAAAAATCCTATAGCTCAGTCTATACACGATGCTTTTAATCCTCTTTCTTTGCCTTACAATTTTGCTTACGTGGTACTAATAATATTTTTTACATATTTTTATACAGCTGTTTTGATTAACCCATACGATGTGGCTGAGAATTTGAAAAAAGCGAATGGTTTTATACCAGGCGTAAGGCCAGGTCAACAAACTGTAAAGTTTTTTGAAAGTGTTATCAACAGATTGGTTATTATAGGAGCTGTTTTCTTGTCAGTAGTGGCTATTGTACCTTTGTTTTTGACGGTTTGGCTAAAAGTACCTTTTTACTTTGGTGGTACTACCGCTCTTATAGTGGTTGGAGTAGCTCTTGATACTTTAAATCAAATAGATGCTCAAATAATAACTAAAAAGTATAAAGCTTATACGAGGAAAAAATGA
- a CDS encoding adenylate kinase, with translation MILVLLGPPGSGKGTQGALLKNRLGFEHISTGDMLRAEVSKKSPLGLKAEEYMKQGLLVPDDLIIAMIKNILIQAPNKNYVFDGFPRNVNQAEAFETMLNTMGLQVDKVFYFDLDDDVIIKRLSGRRVCPKCGATYNIYYQKPKNDTLCDNDATPLIQRDDDKEEVIANRLRVYKEQTFPLIEYYKSKNKLFVVSANGTQEEVFEKLKSML, from the coding sequence ATGATTTTGGTGTTGTTAGGTCCTCCTGGTTCTGGTAAAGGTACACAAGGGGCTCTTTTGAAAAATAGGCTTGGTTTTGAGCACATATCTACTGGTGATATGCTAAGAGCCGAAGTGTCTAAGAAATCTCCTCTCGGTCTAAAGGCTGAGGAGTATATGAAGCAGGGACTTTTGGTGCCGGATGATTTAATTATAGCCATGATAAAAAATATTTTGATTCAAGCCCCTAATAAGAATTATGTTTTCGATGGGTTTCCAAGAAATGTAAATCAGGCGGAAGCTTTTGAAACAATGCTAAATACTATGGGATTACAAGTAGATAAGGTATTTTACTTTGATCTAGACGATGATGTTATAATAAAACGTCTTTCTGGTAGAAGAGTGTGTCCAAAGTGCGGCGCCACTTACAATATTTATTATCAAAAGCCCAAAAATGATACTTTATGCGATAACGATGCTACACCTCTAATTCAAAGAGACGATGATAAAGAAGAGGTTATAGCAAATAGACTGAGAGTCTACAAAGAACAAACCTTTCCGCTCATAGAGTATTACAAATCAAAAAACAAGCTTTTTGTGGTATCTGCTAATGGTACCCAAGAAGAGGTATTTGAAAAACTAAAAAGTATGTTATGA
- the map gene encoding type I methionyl aminopeptidase, which translates to MIELYSKSEIEKIKKACQIVSDVLKYIASMVKPGVITYDLEMAAREKTKELGGIPAFLNYQPPFSKKKYPAALCVSINDEVVHGIPSKTKKIKDGDLVSLDFGAIYDGYAGDAAMTIGVGNISLENQKLIEATKKALYEAIAQCKPGNYLYNVSKSIETVAKEYGFGVVCEYGGHGIGRNSHEEPFVANCTEVITSKMNVQLKPGMVIAIEPMFTTGNGAVYKANDGWTIKAKGKYACHFEHTVAILEEGPVVLTEW; encoded by the coding sequence ATGATAGAGCTTTATTCAAAATCTGAGATAGAAAAGATAAAAAAAGCTTGTCAAATAGTTAGTGATGTGCTAAAATATATAGCTTCTATGGTAAAGCCAGGAGTTATAACTTACGATTTAGAGATGGCGGCTAGAGAAAAGACTAAAGAGCTTGGTGGTATACCGGCTTTTTTGAACTATCAACCACCTTTTTCTAAGAAAAAATATCCAGCTGCTTTATGTGTTTCTATAAACGATGAAGTAGTGCATGGCATTCCATCGAAAACAAAAAAAATAAAAGACGGAGACCTTGTAAGTCTTGATTTTGGCGCTATATACGATGGCTATGCAGGCGATGCAGCCATGACGATAGGAGTTGGTAATATTTCTTTAGAAAACCAGAAACTTATCGAGGCTACTAAAAAGGCTTTGTATGAGGCTATTGCACAATGTAAACCGGGAAACTACCTTTATAATGTATCTAAAAGCATAGAAACCGTGGCAAAAGAGTATGGTTTTGGTGTAGTGTGCGAATACGGTGGTCATGGAATAGGCAGAAATAGCCATGAGGAACCTTTTGTAGCCAATTGTACAGAGGTTATCACTTCTAAAATGAATGTGCAGTTAAAACCTGGTATGGTTATAGCCATAGAGCCTATGTTTACCACTGGTAACGGTGCTGTTTATAAAGCAAACGATGGATGGACTATAAAAGCAAAGGGTAAGTACGCTTGTCATTTTGAGCATACGGTAGCTATACTTGAAGAGGGTCCTGTAGTGTTAACGGAGTGGTAA
- the infA gene encoding translation initiation factor IF-1 translates to MAKKNKNQEPEKEKGIVFEGVIEEALPNAMFRVKLDNGHTIIAHVSGKMRIHFIKLLPGDRVKVEMTPYDLTKGRIIYRV, encoded by the coding sequence ATGGCAAAGAAGAACAAGAACCAAGAACCAGAAAAAGAAAAGGGCATCGTGTTTGAAGGTGTTATAGAAGAGGCTCTTCCAAATGCTATGTTTAGAGTTAAATTGGACAATGGGCATACTATAATAGCCCACGTGTCTGGTAAGATGAGGATTCATTTTATAAAGCTCTTACCAGGTGATAGGGTTAAGGTGGAAATGACACCTTACGATCTTACGAAAGGTAGAATTATTTATAGAGTTTAG
- the rpmJ gene encoding 50S ribosomal protein L36, with translation MKVRPSVKPICPKCKIIRRKKRVMVICENPKHKQRQG, from the coding sequence ATGAAGGTAAGACCATCTGTAAAACCGATATGTCCAAAGTGTAAGATTATAAGAAGGAAAAAACGTGTTATGGTGATTTGTGAAAATCCTAAGCATAAGCAAAGGCAAGGTTAA
- the rpsM gene encoding 30S ribosomal protein S13: MARIAGVDLPDHKKLEVALTYIYGIGWSKAREVCEQTGIPSTKRLGELTPEELNQLRRYIEQNIKVEGDLRREVQLNIKRLVDIGTYRGLRHVRGLPVRGQQTKTNARTRKGKRKGTVANKKKVTK; encoded by the coding sequence ATGGCTAGAATAGCAGGTGTTGATTTACCAGATCATAAGAAATTGGAAGTGGCGTTGACATACATTTATGGCATAGGTTGGTCTAAGGCTAGAGAGGTTTGTGAGCAAACTGGTATACCGTCTACAAAGAGACTTGGTGAACTTACGCCGGAAGAGTTAAATCAATTAAGAAGGTATATAGAGCAAAATATAAAAGTTGAAGGTGATTTAAGAAGAGAAGTGCAGTTAAATATAAAAAGGTTGGTAGATATAGGTACCTATAGAGGCCTTAGACATGTTAGAGGGCTACCGGTAAGAGGTCAGCAAACCAAGACAAACGCTAGAACCAGAAAAGGAAAGAGAAAAGGTACCGTTGCCAACAAGAAGAAGGTAACAAAGTAA
- the rpsK gene encoding 30S ribosomal protein S11 encodes MAKKRTKETKKEKRNVSSGIVHIYSTFNNTIVTVTDPLGNTLAWESGGTTGFKGTRKGTPYAAQVAAQKAIKKAMNEYGLQEAEVWVKGPGAGRESAIRSIQAAGVKIKAIRDVTPIPHNGCRPTSRRRV; translated from the coding sequence ATGGCTAAGAAAAGGACTAAAGAAACAAAGAAAGAAAAGCGTAATGTAAGCAGTGGGATAGTACATATTTACAGTACATTTAACAACACTATAGTAACTGTAACTGATCCTCTTGGAAATACTTTAGCTTGGGAATCCGGTGGTACCACTGGTTTTAAGGGTACTAGAAAAGGTACTCCTTATGCTGCTCAAGTAGCTGCTCAGAAGGCTATAAAGAAAGCTATGAACGAATATGGTTTACAGGAAGCAGAGGTTTGGGTAAAGGGCCCAGGTGCCGGTAGAGAATCTGCTATAAGATCTATCCAAGCCGCCGGCGTTAAAATAAAGGCTATAAGGGATGTTACCCCCATACCTCACAACGGTTGTAGACCAACTTCTAGAAGGAGAGTGTGA